The following nucleotide sequence is from Bacteroidetes Order II. bacterium.
TCGCTGTCTCTCCTAACATATTTTCAAAATAATTATTAGAATTTTGAGAGTAATTTTGCATGACAAATTTAACCCCAATACCTGCAATTACTTTATTTTTTTGTAAAATAACGATATCTACATTTTTGTTTATATATCTTCCTTGTATTGAACCTTCTTTACCATCACCTATGTTTAGTGATTTTACAATATAATCTGTACCTATAATATTTATAATGTCTTTTGAAATAAAACTATGAAGTATTTTTAATTTTTCATTACTTCTTGAGCCTGTTTCAAGAAATGCTTTAAACGAATTTGTTAAAGCATTTAAAAAGTTGTTTTCGTTCATTTTTTTATTTTTTATAAGGTGGTAAAATATTACGTTGTTTAAACCCTTTTATTTTTTTTATGTGTTCAGTTACAAATGGGGTTCTAATGTCTTTAAAGTCTACTTCATATGTATCTCGTTGGAAAATAAAACTACCTCCATCATCTTTAATTCTTTTTGTGCCTGCCTTATATAATATACCAACCTTCCCCTGATAGACTAACTCTTTTTCAATGTAACCAATAAAAGAGGCGATGTAATGATTAAACTCTTCATGTATACTTATACAAAAATAGCAATCTGTAATTACCATATCTTTTTCCATTTGATATTTAGGCAAATTCAAAACATAATTCTCACGAAAATTATTGTTTTTTCTTCCCATTGATTTAATATCAAATGAAATTGCTTTATCTTTTACAGTTAATTTAAAATCCATACCATAATCTTGTCCATCTATTGCACCAAAGGCTCTTGTTGGTCTTGGAAGTTGATAAGCATCTGCAAAAACTATTTCACCCAATGAACCTGTAAACCTAAATTCACGTTGACGTTCTTTACCTTGTGGGTCATTTGCAAAAATATCGGTAACAGGGTGATTTAAAATAGAATAATCAACAATACTATTTGCATAATCAACTTGCTCTTCACTAACATCAATTTGGAAATAATACTCATTCATAATTAAAACATTTTATTGTTATTTTCAAAATGTACTTTGAAATTTTTGATTTGTTTACTTGTAATGGATTTATATCCTCCTGAAAAATCCTTTCCTGTAATTCGGATAAATTGATAAAATTCGTCAGAAGATAAAACGTTTTCGATTATTCTCCAATCTATAAAAGGTTGCTTTTTTGTTATAAATATGCCAGAATACATTAACACATCGGAACTTACTTTGTAATATTTAATCGCCCCGTTTATTAGTGTGCTTAGCACTATTTTTTCTTTATGCATAGACTGCACACCTTGACTTCTACCGTATTCATACCAAATTGCATTTTTATCTAAGTCTCTCGACATTAGTTCTTCTTTGTTTGATAATAAGTATTTAAAACAAAAAGGATAATCTTTTATCATTTCATTTTCAGAAATAACAATATATCTATTCCCTACTTTTTTATATGGAAATATGATTTTAATATTATCATCTTTTTCGCCTTTATATCTTGAACCCTTTATGCAAGTTTTTAAAATACTTTTCTCAATTAAATGTTCATTGAAATAAACTAAATCATTTTTATTTTCACAAGTTCGAATATTTCCAATATATATTTTATCTCTTAATGTAGCAAAACCATATTGGACATCAAATAATTCACTAATAAAAGTGTTTTTATCAGAATGTAATGTATTTAAAAAATTTTCACTTTCCTTATTTGTAAAAGACCAATCTCTCATATCTAATTCATTAAAATTAATATTATTAATGGTCTTGATTTTATTATTTATTAGTTCTTTATAACAAAATTCATCTTTGTAAGTACCTAATTCAAGTATAGTTATTGCAGTATATGTTGAAAAACCTTTAAATATTTTATTTGCTTTAAAATCTATTAATGTATGTATCCATTTTTTTATCTTTAAGAAATCACGAAACCTATTATATGAACTGTTATGCAAATAACTATTAGGTGTTATATAACCTATTTTGCCATTTGAATTTATCATATAAAAAGCCATCTCGAAAAAGGTTAAATAAATATCTATTGTACCATCTGAATATTCAAAATTTTCTTTTATTAAATCTCTTGTTGTACTATCTAAATTATGTATTCTTATATATGGTGGGTTGCCAACTATATAGTCAAATAAATTATGATATTTACTGTAAATAAATAATGTGTTTTCATTAAAGATATTCCATTTAATTTTTTCAATACCTAATAATTGATTAACTAAATTATTTAGATTGTCTATACATTTTTTATATTCTATTTCGTCTAATTCAATACCATAGATATACTTTTCTAAACCTTGTACTATTTCTTCTTTATATAAATTATTTCTTTTCCCTTCATTTATATAACGCTTTACAATTTCTTTCAGGAATGCTCCGTCTCCGCAAGCAGGCTCTAAAATATATCTTGTCAAAATTTCAACCTCATAATAATTTACTAAGTCTAATATTTCATTAACTACCCATTCTGGTGTAAATACTTGTCCTAATGTTTTATGTTTAGTCATATTTTTTCTTTTTTTATTGGCTATAACTTAGTTATATCTGCCCTTTTCGTGTTTTTTGTCGTACTTTTCGGTAAAAAGGGTGTCCAAAGGACTACGGATATTCTGTATGGTTCGCTGACTTACGTGGGTGTAACGCAAGGTCGTTTTGATGTCGCGATGCCCTAATAGTTCTTGGATCAGCCGCAGATCTGTACCCGACTCCAGTAAGTGGGTGGCATAACTGTGCCGTAGTGTATGAAAACTTACCGCTTTCCGAATCCCTGCCTGTTCTTTGGCGCGGCAAAAAATCGTCTGGAGGCTTCTTACTGCGTAAGGCTCTCCTGAAAACTGTCCTTCAAAAAGCCATTTTTCGGGTTTGTAGCTCAGAAAGTACTGCCGTAGCAACCCTAATAGGGATTTACTCAATGGAACCATTCGGTCTTTACGACCTTTACTACAGACAATATGTATCAGCATTCGTTCTGAGTCTATATCGGATACGCGCAGGTTACACACTTCGCTCACCCGTAGGCCTGCACTATAGGCGATATAGACCATGCACTGGTGCTTGAGGTTGCTAATCTGCCCAAACAATCGGCGTAGTTCTCCTGCCGATAATACGGAAGGGAGTTTTTCTTCTTTGCGTGGACGTTTAAGGTCATACACCACCCGATGTTGCCCCAACACCTTCTCGTAGTAAAACTTAATGGCATTGATGTGTTGGTTCAAGGTGGATAACGCAATATCACCCTTTGATAAATTGTTGCAGTAGCGCTGAACCTCACTTTTGGAAATGGTTTCCACGGTATTCACCCCAAAATGTTCGGCGAATATCCGAAAACAATGGGTATAACCTTTAATGGTGGCCCAACTGTACCGCATACCGATCATCAGGTCTGTATAAGCGTACAACAGGTTTTTCAAAGAGGCTTCCGTATCTTTCAGTAAGTGTTTTTGCCTGCTACGCCAATCCTGTCGTTTTAGGGGCTGGTTCAGTCTTTGTCCATTTAATACGAGGGTAATATTTAATACCTCAAGACGGCTTGCCAGTTCACGAACCAACACTTCGTCATTGGGTATCATCCAACAACCTGCATTTTTTGAAAATCGCCGGCCAGCAACTTGCTTTACCACCGCTAAGGTGTCTGCCTTCCAAGGAAATCGCAATTGCAACCATTGTCCGTCGGTTTTGCACTCGCACAAATCGGTGAGGGCATTTCCGTTTGGAATAGGCTGGGTTTCTTCAGCCAATAAAGAGCGGATGGCATCAGGAATACAATTCCCGAACCGCGCTTCCAGTTGCTCGGCATTTCTTTTGCAGGCTTTCATCACCCAGCAACGCTGTTCTTTGTGCCAAAACGACTGGGCTAATGTCTTCAAAAACGTTACATCATCGGCATTATAAGGCAATGCTACCGCCAATTTGCCGCCAATCCATGAAACCTGTACACGCCCTTCCATAAGTTGGAGCGTTATGTCAACCTTGTGCCTCGGCCTCCCTTGAGCAGCAGTTGAATGAGGATAGATGTCCGCTTTGTCGAACGATATGGGGGGCAGTCCGGTGCGGAAAGATGGTTTCAGGGATTCCGGCCATGCGATGGTATCGGCGAAACGATTTGTTAATACGCCCATGGCTTCCTCGGTAGCGGGCAGGTGCCAACACTTGCGGCTTCGGCTCCAGCGCACACCTGATAACGGACGTACCTGCGCCACCAACTGCGCTTCGTAAGGAAAGAGCAATGCGATACGTGCCTCTCCTTTATGTACGATTTGTTCCGTTTGTATTTGTGCTGTCATGAGCCGTCGGAAGTCTAAGTAGATTTACCCATTGCAATATAAGGTTTTCTAAAGTGAGGGGCAACTTTTAAAGGACGCATTTTTTCAGAAAGTTATTCAAAAGTGCAACATAAGCGCTGGGTTGATAATAAGGGGAAAGAAATAAGTTATTTGGCTGGGGTAATGGTTTGTGGAAGCTGTATTCGGTGCAGGTTTGTTTGTCGTCGGAGGATGAGGGGCTTGTCAATAAGGAACGAGTCCGTCTTATTGTCTGCTCTTCGACGTGTTACTTTTCATATCATATCCTAAAGCCGCGATTTTTTATTCCCAAAAATGGACTTTGTGCTACTTGTCGCAACCTTAATAAATATCACATTTTAACCATAAAGCCTTCGTATAAAAAAGTATTTCGTTGTTATGTTTTCATGCCTGTTGTGGCGATTCCGGCTACGATGTAACGCTGGAAAATCAGGAACAGTATGGCTACAGGAAACATGGCCAAGACTGCTCCGGTCATAATCAGGTGACGGGTATCCACATAAGGCGATCGGAAGTATTCCAGCCCCAGCGTCACGGTACGATAATCGGGGTCGTCCAAATAGATCAGCGGCCCCATCACATCTTGCCAAGCGCCAACGAACGTAAACAGCCCCACCACAATCAAAACCGGAATGGAATTGGGTAGAATGACATAAAAAAACGTTCTAAAAGGGCCACAGCCGTCAATCGCCGCCGAGTCGTCTAATTCTTTGGGCAATGTGAGCATATATTGGCGCAACAAAAACACATTAAAAGCCCCCGCCGTAAATTGCGGAACCACCAAAGGCAAGAAAGAATTGACCCATCCGATGGTTTTAAAAATCGCAAACATGGGAATCATGGTCACCTGTGCGGGAATCATCATGGTGGCCAGTAGGACAACAAACCACCCCTCTCGGCCCCGAAAGTTCAAGCGGGCAAAGCCATAGGCCACCAAACTACTGGAAAGCACCTGCCCGATCATCGAGAGGATGCTGATGATAAAACTATTCCGCATAAACAGCAGAAATCCGGTGGATTGTTCTTGTCCGATGGTGGCTTCGGGTCCTTTTAGGGTTTCCGGATAGTTTTCCCATCGTGCATGGAATTTCCGCTCCTCCTGATGGGCGCGGTTTTTGGCAATGTACACTTCGCTTGGCTTCTTATTTTCCGTAAAGAAAAGCAGTTCGTCGTATGAAGCGCCTTTAGCACGCACCATTTTGGCCAAAAGCGGTACAGCCTCTGGCTCGCCCTCTATGCGGTGCAGCGTCAGGTTATCAAAGGTGATGTTGGGCGGCCCAGCTACGGGCTGAACGACACTTTCTGGAAACCAAGAAAGGTATTGCCCGGGTTTTAGGCTGTCTAAACGTACATAATACGCACCGGGCGTAGGGTCTTGGGTGAGCAGGTCTCGGCTTTTGCGCAACCGAAACCACCACACGGAATCTGGCCCGGCCACCTCCCGAACAATCCGGCTGGTAGCGTTAAGCGTTACTGTGGTTTTATGATATTCGGAAGGATAATAAGAAGGTGGGCGCATGGAGATGCCTTCCACCGATTTTACCGAGGAAATCAGCACCCAATAAAACGGAAATAAAAATAGGCCCGAAATCCCAATAAGCGTTAGATAGAGCAGTGCGCGTTTAAATTTCTTTTCCATGTTTATGCCTCCGAATGTACGAATTTCTTTGATAATTTGAACTGTATCATCGTAATCATAAAAATGATGACAAACAGCACGACGGCCCAACTGGAGGCCTTGCCCATGCGCAAATTATTAAATGCCTCGTGATAAATATTGACCGAATAAAACTTGAGCGACTCCCCCGGCCCACCGATCGTGATGGCGTATTCCGCAAAGAAGAGTGCGGGTGTAAACACCTGAAAAGCCCCGATGGTTGTCATGACCACCATAAACAAAATCACTGGCGAGAGCATTGGGATGGTGATGGAGAAAAACCGTCGGAATGCCCCGGCTCCATCAATCTCTGCGGCCTCATAGAGCGAGCGTGGTATTTGCTTCATTCCTGCATAGTATATAATGGTGGCGCCACCCACCCAGAAGAAATTCATCAGGACAACGGTGGTAAAGGCATGGGCTTCGTCTAACCAATTAATGGGGTCGCCGCCAAAAAAGCCAATGAGGTGGTTCACCACGCCAAATTCTTTGTGGAACATATTCATCCACAAGACAGTGGCCGCCGCACCTGTAAAGAGGGATGGAAAATAAAAAATGGCCTTAAAGGCATCGCTCCCTCGGACGTCGCTGGTCAGCAAGCCAGCAGTAAAAATGCCCCCAACCAGCGAAATAGGGATGACCCAAGCCGCATAAGCAAAGGTTTTTTGCAGTCCCAAGGTAAAAAAGCGGTCCGAAAATAGGTTTGTATAGTGCTGCGCCCCCACCCATTCCGGCGGCTTAATCATGTTCCAGTCGGTAAAGGACAAATAAATAGAAGCCAGCATGGGGCCTAAAGTGAACAACAAAAACCCAATGAGCCAAGGCGATAAAGCGGCATATCCGGCAATGCTTTGCTTCCAAGTGGGTTTACTGATATAGGCTTTGGGTTCTTGGTTGCGCTTAAACCAAACCATATATCCTGCGGCAGCCGAGGCCAACAAAAGCAGGATCAGCAAAGGCAGCACCACTTTTTCGGTAAAGGTGGGGGTTCGTTTTTCTAAGGTTTTAAAAGCAGCGGCCATTTCTTGATGAAAACCAGGCAGTCCCGCCCGTACTTCTTGCTCCACCAGTCGGTTCATTTCCCGTTCAAACGCCCCATGATCGGCTTCGGTAAAGTTTTTTTTGCGCGCACGCCACTCCGCCAATTTTCGGTCGTAGAGTAGGCCTAATTTAAGTTCCATGCGTTCTTCCCATTTTATCGGGATCTGCTCGATGTCGGATAAGCGGGGACAAATGTAGGTTTGTGCGGTTTCCATATCCACCGTATAGGCTTCCAAGCCCTTCACTCCTGCCTCATTATTCAGGAAGGCTTCTTTGGCAGAAATGAGGGTTGGAAGGCCGCGCAATGTGCGTCCAATTTCCTGCTGGGTAAAGGTCGAGGCCAAAAACCGCACCAACTTCCAAGCGGCTTCCGGATTTTTGGCACCTGTATAAATGCCCACCCCATTGGCACTAAACAATTGATTGGCCTGGGTACCATGTGGGGTTGGCGTGGCAATCACCCGAACGCCAGCGGCCTTATAATCTGGTAATACCCAAGGGCCAAGCCACGCCATCGCAATGAGATTGGACTTTAGCACAGCATCTCCACCAAATTCCAGACTGGTGAGATTGGCTTTGGGTGCTTGAATACGGGAGGCAAAACGGTCTTGAAACGTATGGATGAGGCCCTTGGCTAATCTTTCGTTGCCCAAAATGGTGGGGCGTGTGGGGTTCACCTGCCGATCCACGTACAGGCCGCCCCAAATACCGTTCATGTGGTCATTAAACCACCCACCGGAACCAACACCAATTTGCTTGACCTGTCCTTGACCATCTCGTAGCGTCAGTTTTCGGGCAAGGGCTTGGTATTCGTCATAAGTCATGGCTTTGTCTGGTTTGGGCCAGAGTTCCCTTGGTATGCCACGGGCTTCTAATTTATCTACCGAAATAAGTAAAGCCCCCACAGCCAATTCAATCGGAAAACTATATAGTTTGCCATCCCAACGAAAAGCATCCAAAGCACCTTTATAATATGCCCCTTGGTCTAAGCCATCCCGTGCCATAAATGGGTCTAATGGCTGAAAAACCCCGTGCGAAATCCAGACGCCCGCTCCCGAACCGAACATGGAGATCACATCTGGTGCAATTCCCGCCGCCACTTGCGTTTGGAGTTTAGACCAATACTGCCCCCAGGGATAGATCGAAACATCTACGGCAATGTCGGGATGTTCTTGGACAAAGCGCTCGGTAACTTTTTTAAACAGTCGAACAGTACTTTCACCTCCCCAGAAAGCCCAGCGCACTACCGTTTTTTTGCCCTTATAGGCTTTATTTTCAACAATTTCGCCTGCACGAATTCGTATTGGCAATAAAAGTAGAATGAATACACCTATAGTAAAGAAAAGGGTTCGGAGTTGCATGTTAGATCGGGTCATAGCGGTTGGGTCAATGGGGGTTTGGGCCAGGTCTTGCTTTAGAAAAGAGATATTAAGATACAACGTAAACCGCGTTAACCGAACAGAAAGCGCTTTTTGCGGTAAGATTTTTCGCGATGACCTCCGCCTTAAAGAGCCACCAAGTGGAAAAACCGTTGCAGTCCTGATAAACGGTATGCCAAAATTAAGTAAACACGGATGTTATGACGATGCTTGCTAAATGGTTGCCTTCAAATGATGATGACCATGTCGCTTGAAACCATAGACGAAAAGTGTATCTTTAGCTCTCCTTCAAACCTTGCTTACTATGCGTACCCTGTTTATCCTTTTGATCATTTTTTCAGGCTGCCTCGTTACCCACAGCCAACCCAGCCCCTTACACGATTTGCGGTTTGCGCGTCTTGCCCAAACTTGGGACGAGGGCTTACCATTGGGAAATGGCCAAGTGGGGGCATTGGTTTGGCAGCAACAAAACAACCTGCGGATGTCTTTGGACCGCTCAGACTTATGGGATCTACGCCCAACGCCGGGTTTATCCGACCGAAACTGGCAGTGGGTAATCGCACAATGGAAGCAAGGAAATTATAAGGCAGTACAGCAGTGGGGCGATGAGCCGTATGAGGCATTTCCAGCCCCGACCAAACTGCCTGGTGCTGGTCTTCACTTCGAAACGGCCTCGTTTGGAGCGGTTGAATCGGTACACCTCCGCCTCGAAGAGGGGTTGGCATCGGTAAAGTGGCAAAATGGCACCCGTTTTTCCACCTTTGTTCATGCCGAAAAAGCCATCGGCTGGTTCCGGTTCGAGGGACTTCCCACCAATCATTTCATGCCCATGCTTTCGCCCCCCACCTACCAGCGAGACACAAACCGTTCCAGCAGTAACTCCGTGGAGGGATCTGGCTTAGAGACCCTAAAATATCCCCAAGGAGGTGTAACGCGGACATCCCAAAGCCAGTTATATGTACAAAAAGGCTGGGGTGGATTTTCGTACCACGTTTCTGTTCGATGGCAACAAACGGGCCGTGTACTCGTGGGCGTTTGGAGCATATCTGCCCATTATCCCGACCAAGCCGCCACCACATCTGCGGAAAACCGCACCCAGACGGCCCTCCGGCAAGGTTGGCATCGGGCGTTGGCCACGCATCGGCTTTGGTGGAAGGATTTTTGGAGCCGCTCCCGTATTCGCTTGCCCGACGAAACAATTGAGCGACAATATTACCGCGACCTGTATAAATTTGGATCTGTGGCTCGTGCCGATA
It contains:
- a CDS encoding carbohydrate ABC transporter permease, with product MEKKFKRALLYLTLIGISGLFLFPFYWVLISSVKSVEGISMRPPSYYPSEYHKTTVTLNATSRIVREVAGPDSVWWFRLRKSRDLLTQDPTPGAYYVRLDSLKPGQYLSWFPESVVQPVAGPPNITFDNLTLHRIEGEPEAVPLLAKMVRAKGASYDELLFFTENKKPSEVYIAKNRAHQEERKFHARWENYPETLKGPEATIGQEQSTGFLLFMRNSFIISILSMIGQVLSSSLVAYGFARLNFRGREGWFVVLLATMMIPAQVTMIPMFAIFKTIGWVNSFLPLVVPQFTAGAFNVFLLRQYMLTLPKELDDSAAIDGCGPFRTFFYVILPNSIPVLIVVGLFTFVGAWQDVMGPLIYLDDPDYRTVTLGLEYFRSPYVDTRHLIMTGAVLAMFPVAILFLIFQRYIVAGIATTGMKT
- a CDS encoding extracellular solute-binding protein, producing MTRSNMQLRTLFFTIGVFILLLLPIRIRAGEIVENKAYKGKKTVVRWAFWGGESTVRLFKKVTERFVQEHPDIAVDVSIYPWGQYWSKLQTQVAAGIAPDVISMFGSGAGVWISHGVFQPLDPFMARDGLDQGAYYKGALDAFRWDGKLYSFPIELAVGALLISVDKLEARGIPRELWPKPDKAMTYDEYQALARKLTLRDGQGQVKQIGVGSGGWFNDHMNGIWGGLYVDRQVNPTRPTILGNERLAKGLIHTFQDRFASRIQAPKANLTSLEFGGDAVLKSNLIAMAWLGPWVLPDYKAAGVRVIATPTPHGTQANQLFSANGVGIYTGAKNPEAAWKLVRFLASTFTQQEIGRTLRGLPTLISAKEAFLNNEAGVKGLEAYTVDMETAQTYICPRLSDIEQIPIKWEERMELKLGLLYDRKLAEWRARKKNFTEADHGAFEREMNRLVEQEVRAGLPGFHQEMAAAFKTLEKRTPTFTEKVVLPLLILLLLASAAAGYMVWFKRNQEPKAYISKPTWKQSIAGYAALSPWLIGFLLFTLGPMLASIYLSFTDWNMIKPPEWVGAQHYTNLFSDRFFTLGLQKTFAYAAWVIPISLVGGIFTAGLLTSDVRGSDAFKAIFYFPSLFTGAAATVLWMNMFHKEFGVVNHLIGFFGGDPINWLDEAHAFTTVVLMNFFWVGGATIIYYAGMKQIPRSLYEAAEIDGAGAFRRFFSITIPMLSPVILFMVVMTTIGAFQVFTPALFFAEYAITIGGPGESLKFYSVNIYHEAFNNLRMGKASSWAVVLFVIIFMITMIQFKLSKKFVHSEA
- a CDS encoding tyrosine-type recombinase/integrase produces the protein MTAQIQTEQIVHKGEARIALLFPYEAQLVAQVRPLSGVRWSRSRKCWHLPATEEAMGVLTNRFADTIAWPESLKPSFRTGLPPISFDKADIYPHSTAAQGRPRHKVDITLQLMEGRVQVSWIGGKLAVALPYNADDVTFLKTLAQSFWHKEQRCWVMKACKRNAEQLEARFGNCIPDAIRSLLAEETQPIPNGNALTDLCECKTDGQWLQLRFPWKADTLAVVKQVAGRRFSKNAGCWMIPNDEVLVRELASRLEVLNITLVLNGQRLNQPLKRQDWRSRQKHLLKDTEASLKNLLYAYTDLMIGMRYSWATIKGYTHCFRIFAEHFGVNTVETISKSEVQRYCNNLSKGDIALSTLNQHINAIKFYYEKVLGQHRVVYDLKRPRKEEKLPSVLSAGELRRLFGQISNLKHQCMVYIAYSAGLRVSEVCNLRVSDIDSERMLIHIVCSKGRKDRMVPLSKSLLGLLRQYFLSYKPEKWLFEGQFSGEPYAVRSLQTIFCRAKEQAGIRKAVSFHTLRHSYATHLLESGTDLRLIQELLGHRDIKTTLRYTHVSQRTIQNIRSPLDTLFTEKYDKKHEKGRYN
- a CDS encoding Eco57I restriction-modification methylase domain-containing protein; the protein is MTKHKTLGQVFTPEWVVNEILDLVNYYEVEILTRYILEPACGDGAFLKEIVKRYINEGKRNNLYKEEIVQGLEKYIYGIELDEIEYKKCIDNLNNLVNQLLGIEKIKWNIFNENTLFIYSKYHNLFDYIVGNPPYIRIHNLDSTTRDLIKENFEYSDGTIDIYLTFFEMAFYMINSNGKIGYITPNSYLHNSSYNRFRDFLKIKKWIHTLIDFKANKIFKGFSTYTAITILELGTYKDEFCYKELINNKIKTINNINFNELDMRDWSFTNKESENFLNTLHSDKNTFISELFDVQYGFATLRDKIYIGNIRTCENKNDLVYFNEHLIEKSILKTCIKGSRYKGEKDDNIKIIFPYKKVGNRYIVISENEMIKDYPFCFKYLLSNKEELMSRDLDKNAIWYEYGRSQGVQSMHKEKIVLSTLINGAIKYYKVSSDVLMYSGIFITKKQPFIDWRIIENVLSSDEFYQFIRITGKDFSGGYKSITSKQIKNFKVHFENNNKMF